Proteins from one Pygocentrus nattereri isolate fPygNat1 chromosome 16, fPygNat1.pri, whole genome shotgun sequence genomic window:
- the rhogb gene encoding ras homolog family member Gb has protein sequence MQSIKCVVVGDGAVGKTCLLISYTTGAFPKEYIPTVFDNYSSQVTVDGRAISLNLWDTAGQEEYDRLRTLSYPQTNVFVICFSISSPPSYENVKHKWHPEVTHHCPNVPILLVGTKSDLRNDPELQKKLKEQNQAPITVQQGQALARQIHAIRYMECSALNQDGIKDVFAEAVRAFLNPQPAASKKPCVLL, from the coding sequence ATGCAGAGCATTAAGTGTGTGGTGGTAGGCGATGGTGCGGTGGGAAAGACCTGCCTGCTCATCTCTTACACCACCGGCGCCTTCCCCAAAGAGTACATCCCCACTGTCTTTGACAACTACAGTTCGCAGGTGACCGTGGATGGCCGAGCCATAAGCCTGAACCTGTGGGACACAGCGGGTCAAGAGGAATATGACCGTCTGCGCACACTCTCCTACCCACAGACCAATGTCTTTGTGATCTGCTTCTCCATCTCCAGCCCACCCTCTTATGAGAATGTCAAGCACAAATGGCATCCTGAGGTCACACACCACTGCCCCAATGTGCCCATCCTGTTGGTGGGCACCAAGAGCGACCTCCGCAACGACCCAGAGCTGCAGAAGAAGTTGAAGGAGCAGAACCAGGCACCCATCACGGTGCAGCAGGGCCAGGCACTGGCCCGCCAGATCCACGCCATCAGATACATGGAGTGCTCAGCGCTCAACCAGGATGGCATCAAGGACGTGTTCGCCGAGGCTGTTCGCGCCTTCCTCAACCCCCAGCCCGCTGCATCTAAAAAACCCTGCGTACTCCTCTGa